The Paramisgurnus dabryanus chromosome 17, PD_genome_1.1, whole genome shotgun sequence genome includes the window GAAGGCCTTTTTTGTTATATACACTGTTGGGGtgtgagcgtgtgtgtgtgaaagaagCTTAAAAGCGATCTGAAAAAGCATCGGTTCTCTTTCACTAGTCACGCACTGTTTAAGAAGGAAGTAGTTCCCGGAAAGGACTCTCCTACGGACGACATTGTTAAAGCCTTCGTGTCTCGTGGTGGCGTACATGGCATCTGTGGAGCTGTCCACTGCACTGCGATGGCCTGAAGAGACAAAAAAAGATATTGTTTACTTACCCAGCAAggaattttgcatttaaaagacataTAATAGCTGCCCAAACACAGCCCagtgaaaatgtaaaatatgtctaacaaatgacaaataaataaatgaaaatcaaacaccttgtaatcactgttgactttgctcaCATATGGGATATCATACATCTCTCAAGTTATTTTGTCAAATACAACTTCCAGTTTATTTTGGTTAGATGTGGtttactcatagccggactatattGGGCCTATAGTTAGCCTATATGGTGAAATGacagctattgcttgctgggggTTGTGTTCATAATGTTATTATACATGTTCATATACCGTATTCAAGTCCATCGAAGCGTGCCATGTTGGACGCGACCTCACAGCAACACAGGACATGGTAACATACGATGGAGTGCTGTGTGTGCGGGAGGGAAACTTCTCGTACCCGCGCCCCTGCCCGCTCAAACATGGATGCCACTCGATTCCACTGGGCCAGAGTTTCTTCAGACAGGCCTGGGGCGTGATACTCCTaaaattaaagaaattaaataataaaaacaatctaatgatgagatttggagcataaaagtttgttttccGTCATTGGTTTCAaactttgacatgaccttactcattcaatataaaaaatataagggctgcaaaaacgattaattgtgactaatcgtttgcaaaataaaagtttttgttaacatgtgtgtgtactgtgtataataattatgtaaaaatacatATACACAGATTagagtatattttaaaaatatttacacatgtatatacattttatatttaaatattatattttatattatattatattatatcaaATTACAAATACTTAGTacataaatagattttttttacttaaaattatacatgcatgtctgtgtgtgtatttatatatacataattattatacacagtacacacacacataaatgatttaaaaactttttttagcaaacgattagtcgcgattaatcatttTGCAGTCCTAAAAAATATCAAGGTTAAATTTTCAGTCAAAAGTTTCAGTAAAACTTCTCATTGATAGCGTATTATTATACATGCTGAATGCACAGTTGTTATCCAAAAAAagtttatacagtaaatataaatatgcgaaaatctatatttatttttattcttatatTTGTAATCACTATACCTCTATATCATTCCTGCTAAAGACACTGTGCTATTGAAATCAGATTTACCTTTGGTATGCCGACACATATATCTCTAATATCAAAGTCTTCAGGAAGGTTTGGCGAGGTGATCGGTGCCTGGACAGTTGTTGAGTCCTTTTCGTCTTGCCCCTGGAGAATCCCTGAAACATAAAACCATGTAAAAAGTCTGACGTTGATGTGACAATACAAAAGCAGTTTTGTATAGCCagtcctttaaaggggacatatcataaaaatctgacttttttcagggctataattgggtccccagtgcttctatcaacttagaaaatgtgaaaaagaacaacccagtaacttagttttgttaAATTTGGTAAACCATTTAATAGGTctttaaaatttggctccctgtgtgatgtcaaaagaggatcttattataataataccgccccttaatctgcactatccaactacggcactgccatttagtgcaaaacgagaaaaaataattgacggcaaaattaagttttaatttCACTTTAACTATTGAGACCCAGACAAATTGAAATCAGTGATTGTAAGAGTAATGATTGATAATTCTCATACTCAAAACTGTGGCAGCATCATGCACACTTCTGGTCATAATTCCTGGTACGTCCATGGAGTTGACGAGAGGGATGAGACCGTGACGGGAGACAAGGCCATATGTGGGCTTCAAAGCCACAACTCCACAAAGAGACCCAGGGTTTCGTGTAGATCCTCCTGTATCTGAACCCAATGCTCTAGGAGAGTATCCGATGtacatttacataattattGGATACAAACATAATTTATTCCTCATCTAACTGATTTAACATCATTGACTTACAAGAAGGTGCTGAGAGACGCCACTGCTGCTCCGCTCCCTCCTGAACTTCCTCCTGCAATCACCCAATCAGAATCTGGATCTCCTCTGCCCTCCTCACGGTATGATGTTGCATAGCTCCAGGGGTTTCGAACGGGACCATACACCCCATCTGTACTCCCAGATCTTGCAAGAGAAAATATATGCACATCTTAATGATTGCCATTGCCATCTTGCTTTCCCCTTTATAGTTTATCCACACATTGCCATAAAACaagcatatatgtgcatgcatgtgtgtgcactTACCCCATTGCAAATTCATCTAAATTATTTTTTCCGACGAGAACTGCTCCTTGATCCAAAAGCTTCTGCACAACTGTTGCATTGAATGGAGGCACATA containing:
- the qrsl1 gene encoding glutamyl-tRNA(Gln) amidotransferase subunit A, mitochondrial, whose protein sequence is MSASSVACSPAAAMLSLSIREVSQALKEGRVSATELCKKCINQIQRTKSLNAYITITEEQAIEQAQRADNRLRNGKPLGPLDGIPFSVKDNFCTENIETTCASNILKGYVPPFNATVVQKLLDQGAVLVGKNNLDEFAMGSGSTDGVYGPVRNPWSYATSYREEGRGDPDSDWVIAGGSSGGSGAAVASLSTFLALGSDTGGSTRNPGSLCGVVALKPTYGLVSRHGLIPLVNSMDVPGIMTRSVHDAATVLRILQGQDEKDSTTVQAPITSPNLPEDFDIRDICVGIPKEYHAPGLSEETLAQWNRVASMFERAGARVREVSLPHTQHSIVCYHVLCCCEVASNMARFDGLEYGHRSAVDSSTDAMYATTRHEGFNNVVRRRVLSGNYFLLKQNYERYFVKAQQIRRLIAKDFESVFTSGVDVLLTPTTLSDAARYIDFIQKDNRTRSAQDDIFTQPVNMAGLPAITVPTALSHRGLPIGLQLIGQTLQDWKLLTVAHWMEQQVEFPMIRFNEDLDRSVRERTHTTGS